One segment of Solanum stenotomum isolate F172 chromosome 1, ASM1918654v1, whole genome shotgun sequence DNA contains the following:
- the LOC125850557 gene encoding probable WRKY transcription factor 41 gives MEKVKSMEKKKLINELTQGKEFVNQLKNQIIGPLASPEECDLLIGKILSTLEKSLSILNLKALLLEGGINNTNNSTSSCSSLSFLGSNNNISPKSEVFDASRDQLDKNMVSKKRKKTQQWINQTSISVNGLEGPCEDGFSWRKYGQKDILGANHPRAYYRCTHRNTQGCLATKQVQKSDGNSTIFEVTYKGRHSCKVAQSEIFSLNNRKRQKCNKKQEMVIFNSASPNHNVENFNIITAKEEEVFTPFPFPPAPLHIENVEENKFFPDSMAPFSSPIASELPLYLSLLTSQNDEFGMEHMILQSSDSDLTELISTPTSMSNSSFGGEGMDYEHEITFDIEEFFI, from the exons ATGGAGAAAAAGAAATTGATCAATGAGTTAACACAAGGGAAGGAATTTGTTAACCAATTGAAAAATCAGATTATTGGTCCATTAGCTTCTCCTGAAGAATGTGATTTACTAATTGGGAAAATATTGTCTACACTTGAAAAATCATTATCAATTCTCAATTTGAAGGCTCTTCTTCTTGAAGGCGGAATTAATAATACTAACAATTCTACATCTTCATGTTCATCACTTTCATTTCTTggtagtaataataatattagtcCCAAAAGTGAAGTTTTTGACGCTTCAAGGGATCAATTGGACAAAAATATGGTCTCCAAGAAAAg AAAGAAAACACAACAATGGATTAATCAAACAAGCATTTCTGTAAATGGGCTTGAAGGTCCATGTGAGGATGGATTTAGTTGGAGAAAATATGGCCAAAAAGATATTTTAGGGGCTAATCATCCaag GGCTTATTATAGGTGTACTCATAGGAACACACAGGGATGTTTGGCAACAAAACAAGTCCAAAAATCAGATggaaattcaacaatttttgaaGTCACATATAAAGGAAGGCACAGTTGTAAAGTTGCGCAATCAGAAATATTTTCACTTAATAACCGAAAACGCCAGAAATGcaacaaaaaacaagaaatggTAATATTCAACTCTGCATCACCAAACCATAACGTTGAAAACTTTAACATTATAAcagcaaaagaagaagaagttttcACGCCCTTTCCATTCCCTCCTGCACCACTACACATCGAAAATGTCGAAGAAAATAAATTCTTTCCAGATTCAATGGCACCATTTTCGTCTCCAATCGCCTCAGAATTACCCTTGTACTTGTCATTGTTGACATCCCAAAATGATGAATTTGGAATGGAACACATGATTCTACAGAGCTCAGATTCAGATCTTACTGAATTGATATCGACTCCGACTTCGATGTCAAATTCATCGTTTGGTGGAGAAGGGATGGATTATGAACATGAAATCACATTTGACATTGAAGAATTcttcatttaa